Genomic DNA from Peribacillus simplex NBRC 15720 = DSM 1321:
CCAAGATTCTTTGGCAAATGATAGGATCCATGCTCAACTTCATTACCCATCTTCCGATATTAAAGCAGCTGAATCGCTGGGGTGGAGGGATATTGGGTTTTCTAGAAGTCTATCTTATCATGTTTATTATATTATATATAGCTGCCATGCTGCCAATGGATTCCATCCAGAAACCATTAACGGGATCATTTCTGGCAGAATCGATCGTGAAACATACGCCGTTCCTTTCCGAGCAAGTGAAGGAGCTTTGGTTTCAGGATGTAAAACAATCTTAATGTCAGTATAAGTGGGCCTGCCTCCCTTTCTCAAAGTCCTGGATTCCTATACTTTGAACGGGGGAGGCCCCTTTTTATGTAGCAGCATGTAACTTCCTCCTATTTGATTCGAAAGGTAGGAATCGGACTGCTTGTACTTTACCTCCAAGAAAGGTATCTTTAAGAAAGTGAACATGGGACACCCTACTAATTTTTTCGGCGGTGAATTAAATGACAATTAATAAAAAAGATATCATTAAACTATTAGAAAAAATTGCAATATATATGGAACTAAAAGGAGAGAACCCGTTCAAGGTTTCAGCTTTCCGAAAGGCAGCGGGCGCCTTGGAAACGGATGACCGGAGCCTGTCGGCCATCGAAGACTTTACCGCTTTAAATGGAATCGGGAAAGGAACGGCATCGGTCATCGAAGAGTATATAAATGAGGGAAAATCGACGGTACTTGAAGAGCTTCAGGAGCAGGTGCCAAAAGGATTGATTCCGCTCCTTCAGCTTCAAGGTTTGGGCGGGAAGAAAATTGCCAAGCTTCATAAAGAGCTGCATGTCAATGATGTGAATGATCTTAAAATCGCCTGTGAGGAAGGCAGGGTTGCGGCGCTTGCCGGTTTCGGCAAAAAAACGGAAGTTAAGATCCTGTCTGCAATTGCCGAGGCGGGTTCAAGGCCCGATCGGCTGCCCCTTGCCTTCATGAGGCCGATTGCGGATGATATTGAAACGGCCCTTGCTAACATGGAATACATAATCCGTTCTTCCAGGGCCGGCAGCATCCGGCGTATGAGGGAAACCATCAAGGACCTCGATTTCATTATCTCGACAGATCATCCTGAAGAGGTTAAGAATCAACTGCTTGCATTAAAGGGAATAAAGCAGGTGATTGCGGCCGGTGATACAAAAGTATCGGTCGTCCTTGATTATGAATATGATATTTCTGTTGATTTCCGAATCGTGAAGGATAAGGAATTCATCACGACACTCCATCATTTTACAGGTTCGAAAGATCACAATGTGCGGATGCGCCAGCTGGCTAAAGATCGCGGAGAGAAAATCAGCGAATATGGGGTGGAAGTGACTGAAACCGGTGATGTATTGACTTTTGAAACGGAAGAACAATTTTATAATCATTTTGGCCTTCCTTTTATTCCGCCAGAACTGCGTGAAGACGGAACGGAAGTGGAGCATTATGATGCAAATGAACCTCTCATATCTTTAGAGGCCATCAAAGGTGACCTGCACATGCATACGACATGGAGTGACGGTGCCCATACGATTGAAGAAATGATTGAAGCATGCCGTGCAAAAGGGTATCGATATATGGCCATCACCGATCATTCGCAATATCTGAAAGTGGCGAACGGCTTGACCGTGGAACGTTTACGTGAACAAAAACGGATCATCCATGAACTAAATGAAAAATACGCTGACTTTACCGTTCTTTCAGGGATTGAAATGGATATACTTCCTGATGGGACACTTGATTATGACGATGAGCTGCTTGCAGAGATGGATTTGGTGATCGCATCGATTCACTCAAGCTTTTCACAGCCTCGGGAAACGATCATGGAGCGCTTAAAAACGGCTCTGAATAATCCGCATGTCGATATCATCGCCCATCCAACGGGAAGGATCATTGGCAGACGCGCCGGATATGATGTTGATATAGAGATGCTGATCGAACTGGCTCGTGAGACGAATACTGCCTTGGAATTGAATGCGAATCCGAACCGATTGGATTTGGCACCTCCCCATCTGCGCAAGGCACAGGAAGCAGGCGTTCCGATCGTAATCAATACGGATGCACACAGCATCGACATGCTTGAACATATGCCTGTTGGGGTCTCGTCGGCCAAAAAGGGCTGGATTAAAGAATCAACGGTTCTTAATGCAAGGGATACAGACGGCTTATTAGCGTTTTTAAAGAGAAATGATTAACTATTTGCCCATAAATAAGGAGGAGCTTTAACTCCATGCATAATAAAGCTTTAAAGACATTGGAATTTCATAAAATAAAAGAACAATTAATCTCACACGCATCCTCATCCATAGGAAAAGAGAAGGCAGAGCAATTGATGCCTTCCACGGATTTTGAAGAGGTTTCGAGATGGCAGGAAGAAACAGATGAGTCAGCCAAAATCGTCCGTTTGAAAGGCAACTTGCCATTGGGCGGGATTTTTGATATCCGTCCACATGCAAAAAGGGCACAGATTGGCGGAATGCTCTCACCGATGGAGTTGATGGAACTTGCGAGTACGATTCGTGCCGGCAGGATCCTCAGCCGTTTCTTCGAAGAACTCGCAGAGCAGGAAATTGATGTTCCGCTTTTAGCCGAATATATCGATTCTCTTCATCCATTGATTGATTTGCAACAGGAAATTACGTATGCAGTAAGCGAACATGGTGAAGTGATGGATTCTGCCAGCGACAAGCTTCGTACCCTAAGAAACCAGATTCGGACGAACGAAAGCCGTGTCAGGGAAAAACTAGAAAGCATGATCCGTTCTTCCAATGCATCAACAATGTTATCCGATGCCATCATCACCATCCGGAATGACCGATTCGTCATCCCGGTAAAACAGGAATACCGCAGTGTGTATGGCGGGATCATTCATGATCAATCCTCATCAGGGCAGACGTTGTTCATTGAACCGCAAGCAATCGTTCAACTGAATAATGTCCTGCAGGAAACCCGAGTGAAGGAAACGCAGGAAATAGAACGGATATTGGTCGAACTATCGGAAAAAGTCGGTGCGTTCACCCCTGAATTGCTTCATAATGTCAAAGTGCTTGCACAAATCGATTTCCTTGTCGCCAAGGCAAAGTATGCAAAAGCGATAAAAGGATCCAAGCCGATTCTGAATAATGAGGGACGCGTGAAATTATTCAAAGCGAAACACCCGCTCATTCCGAGTGATGTTGTCGTGGCCAATGATATTTTTCTTGGAGATGAATTTACGACAATCGTCATCACCGGTCCGAATACAGGTGGTAAGACGGTTACCCTGAAAACAATTGGGCTCTGTACGTTAATGGCCCAGTCCGGTCTGCAGATCCCTGCGCTGGATGGTTCCGAAACGGCTGTGTTTTCCTCTGTTTATGCCGATATTGGCGATGAACAGTCGATTGAACAAAGCTTAAGTACATTCTCATCGCATATGGTCAATATTGTCGATATCCTTAAGCATGTCGATTATGACAGTCTTGTTTTATTCGATGAGCTTGGAGCGGGTACTGACCCACAGGAAGGTGCCGCTTTGGCCATTTCCATTTTGGATGAAGTGTATAAGCGCGGAGCACGTGTGATTGCAACGACACATTACCCGGAATTAAAAGCGTATGGATATGATCGGGAAGGGGTCATTAATGCAAGCGTCGAATTTAATGTGGAAACCTTGAGTCCCACCTATAAACTTTTGATCGGTGTACCAGGGCGGAGTAATGCGTTTGAAATTTCCAAGCGCCTTGGTTTGGAAGAAAGCGTGATAAGCAACGCCCGCAGCCATATTGGTGAGGATACGAATAAAGTTGAGAATATGATAGCATCCCTTGAAGACAGCCGAAAGAAGGCCGAAGAAGAGGAGCTGGAAGCCAAGAATCACCTGGAACAGGCGGAAATTCTTCATAAAGACCTTCAAAGGCAAATTGGTGAATACCATGAAGAACGGGATGCTATGGTCGAAAAGGCAGCAAAAGAGGCAGCGGCAATCGTTGAAAACGCACAAAAGGAAGCGGAAGCGATCATTTCCGACTTACGTAAACTGCGACTCGAAAAGCATGCCGATGTTAAAGAGCATGAACTGATCGATGCAAAAAAACGGCTTGAAGAAGCAGCGCCTAAAGTGAAAAAAACATCAAATAAAGCTGCGAGGCCGCTGGATAAAAGCTTGAAACCCGGAGATGAAGTAAAGGTCGTAAGCTTTGGTCAAAAAGGTCACTTGATAGAGAAGGTCTCGAATAATGAATGGCAGGTTCAGATCGGCATCATGAAAATGAAGGTGAAGGAGTCTGACCTGGAATTCGTCAAGGCCACAAAAGTTAAGGAAACAAAGCCGCTGACCACGATCAAAGGCCGCGATTATCACGTTAGCGTAGAACTTGATCTCCGTGGAGAACGCTTTGAAAATGCAATATCAAGAGTGGAAAAGTATATTGATGATGCTCTTTTGGCCGGTTATTCGAGTGTCTCCATCATTCATGGTAAAGGAACGGGCGCTCTTAGGTCCGGGGTCCAGGAATACTTGAAAAATCACCGCTCTGTCAAAAGGATTCGCTTCGGTGAAGCCGGTGAAGGCGGAACAGGTGTTACGGTGGTGGAATTTAAATAAAGGAAAGTGGTCACTCCGGCTATTCAGCCAAGCCGGGTGGCTAGTTACCATTCGGGAGTTGGACCATGGAGAACATGTGGGAAAATGAATATGTATATATAGCTGCTCGTTACAGTGTCGTTATTCTGTGCATTATTGTTTTTTTATCCATTTTTGAACTTGTCACAAAGTACAAGAACTGGGAGGAAATCAAACAGGGAAACCTTTCTGTCGCGTTGGCAACAGGTGGTAAAATATTTGGAATCGCCTATGTATTCCAACAATCCATCCTCCATCAGAATTCGCTTATTACCATGATTGGCTGGGGCGTTTACGGATTTGTCCTGCTGTTGATCGGTTATTTCATTTTTGAATTTATGACTCCTGGATTTAAAATAGATGAAGAGATACAAAAAGATAATCGGGCAGTTGGATTCCTATCGATGATCATATCAATCGCATTATCTTTTGTCATCGGCGCCGGAATTTCTTAATGCCCTTCATGAGAGGGAGTAAGCTGTGGAGAAACTTGCAAAAGTCTTAATTGTTTGTTGCGGAATCTTTTTTCTATTTGGAATCATTTATATGATATTCTTCACTTGAGAGAAGCGGCCATCATGCCGCTTCTTTTATTTGGTTTCTATTAAAAAGAGTGGGGGGGTGGCATGTATAATAATAATGGTCAAATAGACTTTTCGGAAGAGGAGGAGGAATATGGATCACTCCAAATTGATACAAAAGATTGAAGAATTATCGCTGAATGCTTTACCGGCCATACAAACGCAAATCTATGACGGATGGGTTATCCGATTTGCGGATGGATATACGAAACGGGCGAATTCTATCACCCCCATCTATACATCTAATGAAAATGTGAAAAAGAAAATATTGAATTGTGAACAATTATATTTTGCAAAGAATGATAAGGCAGTGTACAAAATGACTCCACAGGCAAAGCCTATCAACTTGGATAGAGTACTGGAAGAGTCCGGGTATGTCCTTGAGGGAACAACAAGTGTCCAAGTATTGAATTTGGCAGAAACAGAATCACCGAATGAAACCAATGTCATAAAGTATGATCATTTACATGATGACTGGTTTCACGATTTCTGCCTACTAAGTAATATCAATGATCATGATCAAACCATCCTGAAAAAGATGTTAGGGAATATCATTCCACAAACATGCTTTATGTTGTTGACTGATGAGGGGGGAACTGTGACAGCAAGTGGACTGGGTGTTTTGGAAGACGAATACATAGGCCTGTACAATATCATTACCCATGAAAACTTTCGAAACCAAGGCAATGGTGCAATACTCATTCGTAATCTATTGCATTGGGGTAAAGAAAATGGGGCAAAAAATGCTTATCTTCAGGTGATAGAAACGAACGAGCCTGCTTTATGCTTGTACGGGAAAATGGGGTTTGAAGAAAAATATAAATATTGGTATAGAATTAAAACTAAGGAGTAGAACCACTCCTTTTTTTGTTTCCTTTTTTAAGTGTTTCATCCAATATTCTCTGTGGTTAATATAGGACATATCTACTGGCCTGCTTCTCATCATATGGTCCTTATACTCTGAAATTCGGCAATTGTAAGAAAATCCCGATTGTATTATAATGATTAAGAGTATTGAGAATATTCAGAAGGAGGGGGCAAATGAGCAATAAGCCATGGCAAGCTATTTATCCGGAACAGATACCCGCTGTATTGTCGTACGAAGATAAACCTCTTTATTCTTTTTTGAAGGAATCAGCCGAAGAATTCCCTGATAAAGTATCGATTCATTTCCAGGGAAAAGAATTAACTTTCCGGGAAGTGCATGAATCTGCTTTAAAGTTTGCAGCCTATTTAAAAAGTATCGGTCTTCAAAAAGGTGAACGCGTTGCCGTCATGCTTCCTAATTGTCCTCAAGGTGTAATAAGCTTTTTTGGGATATTGATGGCCGGCGGAGTCGTGGTTCAAACGAATCCAACCTATACTGAACGTGAATTAGAATATCAAATGAAAGATTCTGGAGCGAAAATAATTTTAGCGATGGATATTTTATTTCCCCGTGTCACTGCAGTCGCATCAAGAACGGATATAGAACATATAATTGTAACCGCTATCAAGGAATATTTGCCATTCCCGAAAAACCTTATCTACCCTTTTATTCAAAAAAAGCAATACGGCATTGTCATCAATGTGGAGCATGCAGGAAATCATCATTTATTTTCCGAAATCATGAAACGAAAGATCACTGAAGAAGTCACTGAGCCGATCGATGTGCATAATGACCTTGCACTTTTGCAATATACCGGTGGGACAACAGGTTTTCCCAAAGGGGTCATGCTTACCCATAAGAACTTGCTGGCTAATACGAAAATGTGCAATGCATGGCTTTATAAAAATAAGCGCGGTGAGGAAAGGATCCTTGCGATTCTGCCTTTCTTCCATGTGTACGGTATGACTACGGTCTTGGTCCTTTCCGTCATGGAAGGGAACACCATGATCATCATGCCGAAGTTTGATGTCGAAGCGACGCTTAAAACCATCCAAAAACAGAAACCGACCATGTTTCCAGGAGCGCCAACGATGTATATCGGCCTCTTGAACCATCCGGATATCGCTAAATATGACCTTTCTTCCATAAATGCCTGTATAAGCGGTTCAGCATCATTGCCCTTAGAGGTCCAAGAGCAGTTTGAGAAAATTACCGGCGGGAAGCTTGTTGAAGGCTATGGACTTTCTGAAACCTCACCGGTGACCCATGCTAATTTCATTTGGGATCAGCCTCGTGTAAAAGGAAGCGTTGGACTGCCGTGGCCAGACACTGACTCGGTGATTCTGTCCCTGGAAAACTTTGAAGAGCTTCCTCCGAATGAAATAGGAGAAATTGCCATAAAAGGACCACAGGTAATGCAAGGATATTGGAACCGTCCGGATGAAACGGAAAAAACCTTTAAAAATGGCTGGTTGCTTACAGGAGATCTGGGTTACATGGATGAGCAGGGGTTCTTTTATGTGGTCGAGAGGAAAAAGGATACAATCATTGCAGGAGGTTTCAATATATATCCACGTGAGGTGGAAGAGGTGCTATACGAGCATGAGGCCGTACAGGAAGTAGTTGTGGCAGGTATCCCTGACCCTTATCGAGGTGAGACCGTCAAGGCCTATGTCGTACTGAAAAAAAATGCCAGGGCCACTGAAGAGGAATTGAATGAATTTGCCAGAAAAAACCTGGCTTCCTATAAGGTGCCGCGCAGCTATGAATTCAGGGATGAACTTCCTAAAACGACGATAGGAAAAATCCTGAGAAGAGTCCTTATCGAGGAAGAAAAGAAAAAAATATCTGAGGAAAGAAAAGAAGCTTAAACAAGCCCCCCCTTAACGGAGCAGCGGAAGATAGCTCCGTGTTTTGCAGAACGACTGGACAGCCTATGGATGGGGGCTGTACAATGAACACAAGTGGAATGTCAGGACTCTTAGAAGTTTTTGCTTGACAGTAAAGGGGCGTCATTTTATGATAGAAATATGAATGATGGTTCATTCATTTTCTGAAAGGGGACATCCAGTGAAAAGCAACAGACCAAAGTATAATCAAATTATTGATGCGGCAGTTATCGTCATTGCCCAAAACGGTTACTATCAAGCCCAAGTATCCAAAATCGCCAAGCAGGCAGGCGTAGCGGATGGCACCATATATCTTTATTTTAAAAATAAAGAAGATATCTTAATATCATTATTCCATGAAAAGATGGGCTATTTTGTGGAACAGATCGAAGAAGAACTAAAAGGAAAGACAACTGCTTCGGATAAACTTCATGTGCTTATCCAAAAACATTTTCAAAACCTTTCAGAAGACGTGAATTTAGCAATTGTCACTCAGTTGGAATTAAGACAGTCGAATAAAGAATTGCGCCTAAGAATTAATGATGTGTTAAGAGGGTATTTAAATTTAATCGATCAGATCATTATAGAAGGAAAAGAGAACGGCGAATTCCTGCCTGATTTAAATAGTTTACTTACCAGGCAGATGATTTTTGGAACGATTGACGAAACAGTGACGACTTGGGTCATGAATGAGCAAAAGTACTCGCTTCCTGACCTTGCACCAGACGTTCACCGCCTTCTAATTGGCGGCTGTGGCCTGAAAAGTTAACGATTTAAATAGAGGATGGCTAGCCATCCTCGAAAGAATCGGTTAATCCTGCTTCCAGCTTTATCGGGAAGTGATACATATTGAATTTTCAAAAAAGTTTGACTAGCATGCCTGGAGGGATTGATATGGAATACCTTAAGCTTTCTGTCGAAAATCATGTGGCTTTTATAACGATTGATCATGCACCTGCAAATGCGCTTTCCTCGGCTATCATCGGAGAGCTGTCACAGGCCTTCGATCAAATTGAGAAAGACGAAGCCGTAAGGGTTGTCCTTCTTCATGGTGAAGGAAGATTCTTCTCTGCAGGAGCAGATATTAAAGAATTTACAGAAGTGAAAAACGGGAAAGCTTTCGAGAAACTGACCAAGAATGGGCAATCTGTATTTGAGAAAATCGAATCCTTTCCAAAACCGGTCATTGCAGCCATCCATGGAGCGGCGCTTGGCGGAGGATTGGAGCTGGCTATGGCCTGTCACATCCGTTTGGTAACTGAAAGGGCTAAACTGGGTTTGCCTGAGCTGCAGTTGGGCTTAATCCCTGGATTTGCTGGGACCCAACGTCTTCCTCGTTATGTGGGCATGGCAAAGGCAGCTGAAATGCTGTTTACAAGTGAACCTATTTCAGGAACCCAAGCTGTGCAATGTGGATTGGCGAATCATGCCTTCACGGATGAAGAACTGATTCCTAAAGCTAAGGAACTAGCCAATAAAATTGCCAAGAAAAGCCCACTGGCTTTAAAGTCGGCCATTGAGTTATTAAATTATTCCAAGCATGATTCCTACCATAAAGGTGTGGAAAGGGAAGCAGCCCTCTTTGGCCAAGCTTTCGATACCGCTGATGCACAAGAAGGAATCGCCGCTTTCATTGAAAAAAGGGAAGCTGTATTCAAAGGGCAATGACGATTCGGTATAAATAACTATTTTTATATATCATGCAGGATTTTGATGAAATATGAAGAACAATACTATATATCAATAAAATTCATAATCTTCAAAACTCAAATTATTCGGGAGGTATTATCGTGAACATTTATGTACTGCTGAAAAGAACATTTGATACAGAAGAAAAAATTACACTATCTAACGGGAAAATTAATGAGGATGGAGCAGAATTCATCATTAATCCATACGATGAGTATGCAGTTGAAGAAGCAATCCAGGTGCGTGATGCACAAGGCGGCGAAGTAACGGTTATTTCTGTCGGAACCGAAGAGGCTGAAAAGCAATTACGCACAGCGCTGGCAATGGGTGCTGACAAAGCCGTATTGATAAATATAGAAGACGACATAGAAAATGGCGACCAATTCACGACTGCCAAAATTATAGGCGAATACTTAAAAGGTAAAAATGCCGATTTAATCATTGCAGGGAACGTTGCAATCGATGGCGGTTCTGGTCAAGTGGGACCACGCGTTGCCGAAATTTTAGAAATTCCTTATATTACAACCATTACTAAACTGGACATCGCAAATGGAAATGTAAGCGTTATCCGTGATGTCGAAGGGGATTCTGAAACGATCGAAGCATCCCTTCCATTGTTGGTGACAGCTCAACAAGGGCTAAATGAGCCACGTTATCCTTCATTGCCAGGAATCATGAAAGCGAAGAAAAAACCGCTTGAAGAATTGGAATTGGATGACCTGGATTTGGAAGAAGAAGACGTTGAAGCAAAAACAAAAACGATTGAAATATACCTTCCTGCTAAAAAAGAAGCTGGAAAAGTATTGGACGGCGAAATCGGTGATCAAGTTAGCGAACTTGTTCAATTATTACGCAGTGAAGCAAAAGTGATTTAATCGAAACGGTACTTTTCAAAACAACAAAACACGACAAAATGAAAAATAGAGCACAGGAGGTTTTTATAAATGGCTAGAAAGTTTCTTGTATTGGGCGAAGTTCGTGACGGTTCACTAAGAAATGTATCATTTGAAGCTATCGGTGCGGCTAAACTTGCTGCAGATGGCGGGGAAATCGTAGGTGTTTTAGTTGGTGATAGTGTTCAAAATTTTGGAAATGAATTGATCCAGTATGGCGCAGACCGGGTTGTTGCAGTCGAAAATGATCAATTGAAACAATATACTTCAGATGGATATGCGCAAAGCTTGCTTGCCGTCATCGAGCAGGAAAAGCCAGAAGGGATTTTCTTTGGACATACGGCCCTAGGAAAAGACCTTGCACCTAAATTGGCTGGAAAGCTTGAATCAGGATTGATCTCCGACGTTACATCCATTGAAGAAGAAGGCGGAAATATCGTTTTCACCCGCCCGATATATTCCGGTAAAGCATTTGAAAAGAAAATTGTTACAGATGGCGTGATATTCGCGACAATCCGTCCGAACAATATCGAACCATTAGCAAAAGATGAGTCCCGCTCTGGTGATGTTTCTACATTAAGTGTGGATATTAAGGATTTACGCACAATCATTAAAGATGTTGTTAGAAAAGCTAGTGAAGGGGTCGACCTTTCAGAAGCGAAAGTAGTCATCGCAGGTGGCCGCGGCGTGAAAAGTGAAGATGGTTTTGAACCATTAAAGGAACTGGCACAAGTTCTTGGCGGTGCGGTAGGAGCTTCCCGCGGAGCATGTGATGCAGACTATTGCGATTACTCTTTGCAAATCGGGCAAACGGGTAAAGTCGTAACACCTGACCTTTATATCGCCTGCGGAATTTCCGGTGCGATCCAGCATTTAGCGGGGATGTCCAACTCCAAGGTCATCGTTGCCATCAACAAAGACCCGGAAGCTAACATATTTAATGTGGCTGATTATGGAATCGTCGGAGACCTTTTCGAAGTCGTTCCATTACTTACGGAAGAATTCAAAAAACTTAAAGTTAACGCGTAAGAGAAATAATACAGATGAGGGGCAAGACATGCGGCATAAGCCGTTACATGTCTTGCCCTTTCTTTGGGCTTATAGGCAAGGGTTTTGGCCTGCATGTTTATTCTTTTTTTGGACATCCTACCACTGAAGCAAAATATTAGCATCGATTCTAACAACAATGATATACTGTCTTTAGTTATTTGAGTAAATTTGAGGAGGAATTATATATGGCTATTGTAAATGCAACTGACCAAACTTTCACAACTGATACTAGCGAAGGTGTCGTTCTTGTAGATTTTTGGGCTCCATGGTGTGGACCTTGTAAAATGATCGCTCCTGTTCTTCAAGAGCTTGATACTGAAATTGGCGATACAGCAAAAATCGTAAAAGTGGATGTAGATGAAAACCAAGAAACAGCTGGAAAATTCGGTGTGATGAGCATCCCGACATTAATCGTCCTTAAAGACGGTGAAGTGGTTGACAAGGTTGTTGGTTTCCAACCTAAAGAAGCACTTGCTGAACTTATTGCAAAACACGCGTAATAAATAGTAAGTTAGCTAAAAAAAGCTTCAAGTCTGCGGACTTGAAGCTTTTTTCGCTATCTTGATATATAATGATTGTAAAAATGGGAGAACAGGAGGCTGAATGCATGAATCAACAAATAAAGAATAAACTTGCCCTTCTTCCCGATCAACCTGGTTGCTATTTAATGAAAGATCGTCAGGGAACGATCATATATGTAGGCAAAGCGAAGGTGTTGAAAAATCGTGTCCGTTCTTATTTTACGGGATCACATGATGGAAAAACATTTCGGCTCGTCAATGAGATTGAGGATTTCGAATACATCGTCACCTCCTCCAATATCGAGGCTCTTATTTTAGAGTTGAACTTAATCAAAAAACATGACCCAAAATATAATGTCATGCTAAAGGATGATAAGACGTATCCTTTCATCAAGCTGACTGCGGAACGCCACCCACGTTTAATCATTACCCGAAAGGTCAAAAAAGACAAAGGGAAATATTTCGGTCCTTATCCGAATGCTTTTGCAGCTAACGAAACGAAAAAATTGCTCGACCGCATCTATCCCCTAAGAAAATGCAATACTTTACCGGATCGCGTTTGTCTATACTATCACCTTGGCCAGTGCCTGGCCCCATGTGTATATGAAGTAGAGGAACAGGAATATAAAAAAATGGTGGATGATATCAACCGGTTCTTGAACGGCGGGCATACTGAAATAAAAAAAGAACTGACTGAAAAAATGCTGGAGGCATCAGAAGAGCTCGATTTCGAGAGGGCCAAGGAGTTCCGTGACAAGATTGCCCACATCGATATTACGATGGAGAAGCAAAAAATGATGACGACCGATTTCATCGACAGGGATGTATTTGGCTTTGCCTATGATAAAGGCTGGATGTGCGTTCAGGTATTTTTTGTCCGGCAGGGTAAATTAATAGAAAGGGATGTTTCACTTTTTCCGGTCTACGATGAACCCGAACAGGAACTTCTTACATTCCTCGGTCAGTTTTACGAGATTACGAACCACTTTAAACCAAAGGAAATCTTGCTGCCTGAATCAGTGGATGCCGAAATGGCCGAAGGGCTGCTTGGTGTCAAAACGATTCACCCGAAACGGGGAGCGAAAAAAGACATGCTTAAATTGGCGAATAAAAATGCCTCCATCGCCCTTCAG
This window encodes:
- a CDS encoding TetR/AcrR family transcriptional regulator is translated as MKSNRPKYNQIIDAAVIVIAQNGYYQAQVSKIAKQAGVADGTIYLYFKNKEDILISLFHEKMGYFVEQIEEELKGKTTASDKLHVLIQKHFQNLSEDVNLAIVTQLELRQSNKELRLRINDVLRGYLNLIDQIIIEGKENGEFLPDLNSLLTRQMIFGTIDETVTTWVMNEQKYSLPDLAPDVHRLLIGGCGLKS
- a CDS encoding electron transfer flavoprotein subunit alpha/FixB family protein, with amino-acid sequence MARKFLVLGEVRDGSLRNVSFEAIGAAKLAADGGEIVGVLVGDSVQNFGNELIQYGADRVVAVENDQLKQYTSDGYAQSLLAVIEQEKPEGIFFGHTALGKDLAPKLAGKLESGLISDVTSIEEEGGNIVFTRPIYSGKAFEKKIVTDGVIFATIRPNNIEPLAKDESRSGDVSTLSVDIKDLRTIIKDVVRKASEGVDLSEAKVVIAGGRGVKSEDGFEPLKELAQVLGGAVGASRGACDADYCDYSLQIGQTGKVVTPDLYIACGISGAIQHLAGMSNSKVIVAINKDPEANIFNVADYGIVGDLFEVVPLLTEEFKKLKVNA
- the trxA gene encoding thioredoxin, with product MAIVNATDQTFTTDTSEGVVLVDFWAPWCGPCKMIAPVLQELDTEIGDTAKIVKVDVDENQETAGKFGVMSIPTLIVLKDGEVVDKVVGFQPKEALAELIAKHA
- a CDS encoding enoyl-CoA hydratase, whose translation is MEYLKLSVENHVAFITIDHAPANALSSAIIGELSQAFDQIEKDEAVRVVLLHGEGRFFSAGADIKEFTEVKNGKAFEKLTKNGQSVFEKIESFPKPVIAAIHGAALGGGLELAMACHIRLVTERAKLGLPELQLGLIPGFAGTQRLPRYVGMAKAAEMLFTSEPISGTQAVQCGLANHAFTDEELIPKAKELANKIAKKSPLALKSAIELLNYSKHDSYHKGVEREAALFGQAFDTADAQEGIAAFIEKREAVFKGQ
- the uvrC gene encoding excinuclease ABC subunit UvrC, which translates into the protein MNQQIKNKLALLPDQPGCYLMKDRQGTIIYVGKAKVLKNRVRSYFTGSHDGKTFRLVNEIEDFEYIVTSSNIEALILELNLIKKHDPKYNVMLKDDKTYPFIKLTAERHPRLIITRKVKKDKGKYFGPYPNAFAANETKKLLDRIYPLRKCNTLPDRVCLYYHLGQCLAPCVYEVEEQEYKKMVDDINRFLNGGHTEIKKELTEKMLEASEELDFERAKEFRDKIAHIDITMEKQKMMTTDFIDRDVFGFAYDKGWMCVQVFFVRQGKLIERDVSLFPVYDEPEQELLTFLGQFYEITNHFKPKEILLPESVDAEMAEGLLGVKTIHPKRGAKKDMLKLANKNASIALQEKFSLIERDEERTINAVENLGNQLGIYTPHRIEAFDNSNIQGSDPVSALVVFIDGKPEKREYRKYKIKTVQGPDDYGSMREVVRRRYSRVLKEGLPLPDLIIIDGGKGHVEAVRDILENELGLDIPLSGLIKDEKHRTSQLMIGNPLELVPLDSRSQEFYLLQRIQDEVHRFAITFHRQLRGKNAVHSQLDDIPGVGEKRRKQLLRHFGSLKKIKEATAEEIMEAGMPKGVAEGIVRKLQE
- a CDS encoding electron transfer flavoprotein subunit beta/FixA family protein, whose amino-acid sequence is MNIYVLLKRTFDTEEKITLSNGKINEDGAEFIINPYDEYAVEEAIQVRDAQGGEVTVISVGTEEAEKQLRTALAMGADKAVLINIEDDIENGDQFTTAKIIGEYLKGKNADLIIAGNVAIDGGSGQVGPRVAEILEIPYITTITKLDIANGNVSVIRDVEGDSETIEASLPLLVTAQQGLNEPRYPSLPGIMKAKKKPLEELELDDLDLEEEDVEAKTKTIEIYLPAKKEAGKVLDGEIGDQVSELVQLLRSEAKVI